One window of Desulfovibrio subterraneus genomic DNA carries:
- a CDS encoding substrate-binding periplasmic protein, with protein sequence MKSASCLAVCLLLAICMKCGTAFAGDASVGGMNSAVIRIGFSEFPPARMGAEPGTERGTETELLRELCRRMGLRPEFVHAPFVRNLKFMEDGYIDLMIGVLRRPEREKYMLFLDPAYSGDIRYVFCLRKGEQTKLQSYEDLRGMVIGTTNGAKYFPQFDDDDSLNKDAVRTVYQNVEKLLKGRIDTFIGEEWMVKFVLKRKGLENAISMAPYRFSRPQDVFITLSRQSQFLARADEFSGQIKAMKEEKVIEKLSREFIKSITLK encoded by the coding sequence ATGAAGAGTGCATCATGCCTTGCGGTATGCTTACTGCTGGCTATCTGCATGAAATGCGGAACCGCTTTCGCGGGAGACGCATCTGTTGGCGGGATGAATTCTGCGGTTATCCGTATAGGGTTCAGCGAGTTTCCTCCCGCCCGCATGGGGGCTGAACCCGGAACCGAACGCGGCACAGAAACGGAACTTCTCCGTGAACTGTGCAGGCGTATGGGACTCAGGCCGGAGTTTGTCCACGCTCCCTTTGTGCGCAATCTCAAATTCATGGAAGACGGGTACATTGATCTCATGATTGGTGTGCTGCGCAGGCCGGAAAGGGAAAAGTACATGCTTTTCCTTGATCCTGCCTATTCCGGCGATATTCGGTATGTCTTCTGCCTCCGCAAGGGGGAGCAGACGAAGCTGCAATCGTATGAAGACCTGCGTGGCATGGTCATCGGCACGACCAACGGGGCCAAGTATTTTCCGCAGTTTGATGATGACGATAGCCTCAACAAGGATGCCGTCAGAACTGTCTACCAGAATGTGGAGAAGCTCCTCAAAGGACGAATTGATACCTTTATCGGTGAAGAATGGATGGTGAAGTTTGTTCTGAAGCGAAAAGGACTGGAGAATGCGATCAGCATGGCTCCTTACCGGTTCAGCCGTCCGCAGGATGTCTTCATCACATTATCCAGACAGTCCCAGTTTCTGGCCAGGGCAGATGAGTTCTCCGGACAGATCAAGGCAATGAAAGAAGAAAAGGTGATAGAAAAATTATCCAGAGAGTTTATCAAATCAATAACTCTCAAGTAG
- a CDS encoding glycosyltransferase: MKISFVIVAKNVKKFIGSCLESVHETATDLAPLGVESEIIVVDNASSDQTAEAAKSACAEISLIRNTGDKGFAAAANQAIQASSGDLVFFVAPQVALEAGSARRLLDYMETNTSCGIAGGRIVDQKGFGLRGARRLPGCISKFVSAFGIPCRCKGKATQPKEVPAVTFAFAVVRKALFCNIGKLDDRFFGGFADMDLCRRARKALNPVWKVAFVPQASAKVVDKFAMKDEPADFSLYGAGVVRARIRSEQLYFWKHYCPFTVFFFAVVDIAAHAVRFGINLLPKIGSADKRAYHCTVVRETASAMLDTQLGSQFPTTPW, from the coding sequence ATGAAAATCTCTTTTGTCATCGTTGCAAAGAATGTGAAGAAGTTCATCGGCAGCTGTCTTGAATCCGTTCATGAAACAGCCACCGATCTCGCCCCGCTGGGCGTTGAAAGCGAAATCATCGTGGTGGACAACGCCTCTTCCGATCAAACTGCGGAAGCTGCCAAAAGTGCGTGTGCAGAAATCTCCCTTATCCGCAACACCGGTGATAAGGGATTTGCCGCCGCTGCCAACCAGGCCATTCAGGCTTCTTCCGGCGACCTTGTGTTCTTCGTGGCGCCGCAGGTTGCTCTGGAAGCCGGTTCTGCGCGCCGCCTGCTCGACTACATGGAAACCAACACAAGCTGCGGCATAGCCGGCGGCCGCATCGTGGACCAGAAGGGTTTCGGTCTCAGAGGCGCACGCCGTCTGCCCGGTTGCATTTCCAAGTTTGTTTCCGCCTTCGGCATTCCCTGCCGCTGCAAAGGTAAGGCTACCCAGCCCAAAGAAGTGCCCGCTGTCACCTTTGCCTTTGCCGTGGTCCGCAAGGCTCTTTTCTGCAACATCGGCAAACTTGACGACCGATTCTTCGGCGGCTTTGCCGACATGGACCTGTGCCGCCGCGCACGCAAGGCGCTGAACCCCGTATGGAAGGTGGCCTTTGTGCCGCAGGCCAGCGCCAAGGTCGTGGACAAGTTCGCCATGAAGGACGAACCTGCCGATTTCTCCCTCTACGGTGCCGGTGTTGTCCGCGCACGCATCAGAAGCGAACAGCTTTACTTCTGGAAACACTACTGTCCCTTCACTGTCTTCTTCTTCGCCGTGGTGGACATTGCGGCACATGCTGTGCGCTTCGGCATCAACCTGCTGCCCAAGATCGGCTCCGCCGACAAGCGCGCATACCACTGCACCGTGGTCCGCGAAACCGCAAGCGCCATGCTTGATACCCAGCTCGGCAGCCAGTTCCCTACCACTCCCTGGTAG
- the thiS gene encoding sulfur carrier protein ThiS yields the protein MTIRVNGETTECADGQTLLEFLEGRGLNVRSVVVEHNRSIVVADDLGSVRLVAGDELEILHFVGGG from the coding sequence ATGACTATTCGGGTAAACGGAGAAACAACCGAATGCGCGGATGGCCAGACCCTGCTCGAATTTTTGGAGGGCAGGGGGCTGAATGTGCGTTCCGTGGTGGTGGAGCATAACCGTTCCATCGTAGTGGCTGATGACCTTGGAAGCGTCCGGCTTGTCGCCGGGGATGAACTCGAAATCCTGCACTTCGTAGGAGGGGGCTAA
- a CDS encoding HDIG domain-containing metalloprotein — MITRDEAYQLLLSLQPEQHLVHHAVTSEAVMRQLAVALKEDADLWGLTGLLHDIDFPRTKDTPEQHGLLAMELLKDALPEEALSAIRAHNSECTNHLPTTRLDYALRCAESVTGLVCTNALVRPEGMNGMEPKSLKKKMKDKAFAASVNRDRIRECEKLDMDLGAFFQIAIDAITPIAGSVGLVKS; from the coding sequence ATGATCACTCGTGACGAAGCCTACCAACTATTGCTGAGTCTGCAGCCGGAACAACATCTGGTGCATCATGCGGTAACCTCGGAAGCCGTTATGCGCCAACTGGCTGTCGCATTGAAAGAAGATGCAGATTTGTGGGGCCTTACCGGCCTGCTGCATGACATCGACTTTCCCCGCACCAAGGACACCCCGGAACAACACGGACTTCTGGCCATGGAACTGCTGAAGGACGCCTTGCCCGAAGAAGCGCTTTCCGCCATCCGCGCCCACAACTCCGAATGTACCAACCATCTGCCGACCACCCGGCTCGACTACGCGCTGCGCTGCGCCGAGAGCGTGACCGGACTGGTGTGCACCAACGCCCTTGTCCGCCCTGAAGGCATGAACGGCATGGAACCCAAAAGCCTGAAAAAGAAAATGAAGGACAAGGCGTTTGCCGCAAGCGTGAACAGGGACCGCATACGGGAATGCGAGAAACTGGACATGGATCTGGGAGCGTTCTTTCAAATCGCCATTGATGCAATAACGCCCATCGCCGGCAGTGTGGGGCTGGTGAAAAGCTAA
- a CDS encoding isoaspartyl peptidase/L-asparaginase family protein produces the protein MEPKIIVHGGAWTIPADRQQAHIDGCHEAAERAWTMLQRGATALDAVQTAVNVLEIDPTFDAGRGSVLNSDGQIEMDASIMDGRDLNFGAVAAVRRYMTPVDIARKLMDTEFCFLVAEGAERFAREQGLKECDPRALVTERELKLFETICNQQGYCTHNAFKPVPQGTVGAVAIDAYGNMAAATSTGGTPGKRPGRVGDAPICGAGVYCDNLLGGASATGFGEGIIRTLMCRSACEYLAENDAMAAARKGIELLHARVQGHAGIIMLNNKGEYGVFHNTDHMAHAYVLPDGTIHASVHKDK, from the coding sequence ATGGAACCGAAGATCATTGTGCACGGCGGTGCGTGGACCATTCCCGCAGACCGCCAGCAGGCGCATATAGACGGCTGCCACGAGGCGGCCGAGCGCGCATGGACCATGCTGCAGCGTGGTGCCACGGCACTGGATGCCGTGCAGACGGCAGTGAACGTGCTGGAAATTGACCCCACCTTTGATGCGGGGCGCGGTTCCGTGCTTAACAGCGACGGGCAGATAGAGATGGATGCCTCCATCATGGACGGCAGAGATCTGAATTTTGGGGCTGTTGCGGCGGTGCGCCGCTACATGACACCTGTGGATATAGCCCGCAAGCTCATGGATACGGAATTCTGCTTTCTGGTGGCCGAGGGGGCAGAGCGCTTTGCCCGCGAGCAGGGGCTCAAGGAATGTGATCCTCGTGCACTGGTGACGGAGCGTGAGCTCAAACTTTTCGAGACCATCTGCAATCAGCAGGGCTATTGCACCCACAACGCCTTCAAGCCGGTGCCGCAGGGTACGGTGGGGGCGGTTGCCATAGATGCGTACGGCAACATGGCCGCTGCCACCTCCACAGGGGGGACTCCGGGCAAGAGACCCGGCCGTGTGGGCGATGCCCCCATCTGCGGTGCCGGTGTCTATTGCGACAACCTGCTCGGCGGGGCTTCCGCAACCGGATTTGGTGAAGGTATCATCCGCACGCTCATGTGCCGGTCTGCCTGCGAGTATCTTGCGGAAAACGACGCCATGGCGGCTGCCCGCAAGGGCATAGAACTGCTGCATGCGCGTGTGCAGGGGCATGCGGGCATTATCATGCTCAACAACAAGGGCGAATATGGGGTGTTCCACAACACCGACCACATGGCCCATGCCTATGTGTTGCCGGACGGTACCATCCATGCCTCGGTACACAAGGACAAGTAG
- the thiF gene encoding sulfur carrier protein ThiS adenylyltransferase ThiF, giving the protein MKDKAVLSAPGQESGSCPAGESAPYAVHDAPEGMSDVPEALGDAPEESTLRSGLRRYLSAIQLERLEAVTVGIAGAGGLGSNCAMMLARSGVRRFVIADHDSIEPSNLNRQFFFEDQVGRSKVAALRDNLQAIDAGIQVTIHRLELTEANVDAVFEDCAIVVEALDGVEGKKMLAEAFMGRKEFFVSASGMAGWGGPDMRTRRIRDVAALVGDFASDIASMPPMAPRVTMVAAMQADAVINHILGPCRPEQK; this is encoded by the coding sequence GTGAAGGATAAGGCTGTCTTGTCAGCTCCCGGTCAGGAATCAGGGAGTTGTCCCGCAGGGGAGTCCGCCCCATATGCCGTGCACGATGCTCCGGAAGGCATGAGTGATGTTCCGGAAGCCTTGGGCGATGCTCCGGAAGAATCCACCCTGCGGTCCGGGTTGCGACGGTATCTGTCCGCAATCCAGCTGGAGAGGCTGGAAGCCGTGACCGTGGGCATTGCCGGTGCAGGCGGACTTGGTTCCAACTGCGCCATGATGCTGGCCCGTTCCGGCGTCCGCCGCTTCGTAATTGCCGATCATGATTCCATTGAACCTTCCAATCTCAACCGCCAGTTCTTTTTCGAGGATCAGGTGGGACGTTCGAAGGTGGCAGCCCTCAGGGATAACCTGCAGGCCATAGATGCCGGAATTCAGGTGACCATTCATCGTCTGGAACTGACGGAAGCCAACGTCGACGCAGTTTTTGAAGACTGTGCGATAGTGGTGGAGGCGCTGGACGGTGTGGAGGGCAAGAAGATGCTTGCCGAAGCCTTTATGGGACGCAAGGAATTCTTCGTTTCCGCCTCCGGCATGGCCGGATGGGGCGGACCGGATATGCGCACGCGCCGCATCCGTGACGTTGCGGCCCTTGTGGGGGACTTTGCAAGCGACATAGCCTCCATGCCCCCCATGGCACCACGCGTGACCATGGTGGCGGCCATGCAGGCCGATGCCGTCATAAACCACATTCTCGGCCCGTGCAGGCCGGAACAGAAGTAA
- the thiH gene encoding 2-iminoacetate synthase ThiH — MAFAQVMEQYAGLDVAAMMERVTVADVQRTLSRRTHSAEDLLVLLSPAAAGQLEAMAQRANRLSVQHFGRTIQLFTPMYISNFCTNQCIYCGFNTRNSIRRTKLDDGQIRREGEVIAATGLKQLLLLTGEAPKIASVEYIGHAAKLLRDLFPSIGVEVFALTQEEYEHLITCGVDSMTMFQETYNAQLYPKLHPAGPKSDYGFRLDAPERACKAGMRVVNIGALLGLDDWRKDAFFTGLHAHYLQHAFPQTEIAISFPRMRPHAGEFQPASIVDDRQLVQIMLAQRIVLPRCGITISSREAPAFRDNLVPLGVTRMSAGVTTAVGGHTSEEEEVGQFEISDPRSVDEMCAAIRAHGYQPVFKDWEPLEKAVAV; from the coding sequence ATGGCGTTTGCACAGGTCATGGAACAGTATGCCGGCCTTGATGTGGCCGCCATGATGGAACGGGTAACCGTGGCGGATGTGCAACGGACTCTTTCGCGGCGGACACATTCCGCCGAGGACCTGCTCGTGCTCCTGTCACCTGCCGCGGCGGGACAGCTTGAGGCCATGGCGCAGCGGGCGAACCGGCTTTCCGTGCAGCATTTCGGCCGCACGATTCAGCTGTTCACGCCCATGTACATCTCCAACTTCTGCACCAACCAGTGTATCTATTGCGGCTTCAACACCCGCAACTCCATCCGCCGTACCAAGCTGGATGACGGGCAGATACGCCGTGAAGGTGAAGTCATTGCGGCCACGGGGCTGAAGCAGCTGCTGCTTCTGACCGGCGAGGCGCCGAAGATTGCCTCGGTGGAATACATCGGTCATGCTGCAAAGCTGCTGCGCGACCTGTTCCCCTCCATCGGAGTGGAAGTGTTCGCCCTGACGCAGGAAGAATATGAGCACCTCATCACCTGCGGCGTGGACAGCATGACCATGTTTCAGGAGACCTACAACGCGCAGCTCTACCCCAAACTGCACCCGGCCGGTCCCAAGAGCGATTACGGCTTCCGGCTTGATGCGCCTGAACGTGCCTGCAAGGCAGGCATGCGCGTGGTCAACATCGGTGCCTTGCTCGGGCTGGATGACTGGCGCAAGGATGCCTTCTTCACCGGTCTGCACGCACACTACCTGCAGCATGCGTTTCCCCAGACCGAGATTGCCATTTCCTTCCCCCGTATGCGTCCGCATGCTGGCGAGTTTCAGCCTGCATCCATAGTGGATGACAGACAGCTCGTGCAGATCATGCTTGCCCAGCGCATTGTGCTGCCCCGTTGCGGCATAACCATCTCGTCGCGCGAGGCTCCCGCATTCCGTGACAACCTTGTTCCCCTTGGTGTGACGAGAATGTCCGCAGGGGTGACAACCGCCGTGGGCGGACACACCAGCGAGGAAGAAGAGGTCGGCCAGTTCGAGATCTCCGATCCCCGCAGCGTGGACGAAATGTGCGCCGCCATCCGTGCGCATGGATACCAGCCCGTGTTCAAGGACTGGGAACCGCTCGAAAAGGCCGTTGCCGTGTAG
- the glgB gene encoding 1,4-alpha-glucan branching protein GlgB — translation MQTLPTFIEPFDLYLFGKGEHWDLYRILGAHPVEQDGGAGYRFAVWAPNAQEVHLTGDFNDWRYGELPLYPVGSSGIWAAFVPELGKGALYKFGIRGVDGRVMYKTDPMALYAEMRPGIASVTWDLDNHQWQDEAWMQRRLDEGAPLHGPVSIYEVHLGSWMRHHNGYGEHSPFLNYDEIADRLIPYVQEMGFTHIELMPIAEHPLDQSWGYQTSHYYAPTSRFGTPEMLKNFVDRFHQAGIGVILDWVPAHFPKDEWCLGRFDGSALYEHLDPRLGEHPDWGTYIFNYGRHEVRNFLFANALYWLREFHLDGLRIDAVASMLYLDYSRKQGEWVPNMYGGRENLEAVDFLGELNRVVHAEFPGACMVAEESTAWPGVSRPLYAGGLGFTFKWNMGWMHDMLDYMRKDPIYRPHHHSSLTFSMLYAFSENFVLPLSHDEVVHGKGALLSKMPGDMWQQQANLRLLFSYMWAHPGKKLLFMGGEFGQWNEWSEERELDWCLRQFPAHEGIRNLVKDLNGVLVREPAMHKADHDWSGFRWVDITDYAASVISFQRMAPEARPLLWVFNFTPVVRQHYRIACPGGGQWQELLNSDSEHYGGSNVGNNGALMAEQDHFSGGYYLELTLPPLAALCFSPVSSGSK, via the coding sequence ATGCAGACGCTACCTACGTTTATCGAACCCTTCGACCTTTACCTCTTCGGTAAGGGAGAACACTGGGACCTGTACCGCATACTCGGCGCGCACCCTGTTGAACAGGACGGGGGAGCGGGATACCGTTTTGCGGTGTGGGCTCCCAATGCGCAGGAAGTGCACCTGACCGGTGACTTCAATGACTGGCGGTATGGTGAACTGCCGCTGTATCCTGTCGGCTCATCCGGCATCTGGGCGGCATTTGTGCCGGAGCTGGGCAAGGGGGCTCTTTACAAGTTCGGTATCCGCGGAGTTGACGGGCGGGTGATGTACAAGACCGACCCCATGGCCCTGTATGCGGAAATGCGTCCCGGAATAGCCTCTGTCACGTGGGATCTGGATAACCATCAGTGGCAGGATGAGGCATGGATGCAGCGACGCCTTGACGAAGGTGCGCCTCTGCACGGTCCCGTCTCCATCTACGAGGTGCATCTCGGCTCATGGATGCGTCACCACAACGGCTACGGCGAGCATAGTCCCTTTCTGAACTACGACGAGATTGCGGACCGTCTCATTCCCTATGTGCAGGAAATGGGGTTCACCCATATCGAGCTTATGCCCATAGCCGAGCATCCGCTTGACCAGTCGTGGGGATATCAGACCAGCCATTATTATGCCCCCACGTCCCGTTTTGGCACGCCTGAGATGCTCAAGAACTTTGTTGACCGTTTTCATCAGGCGGGTATTGGCGTCATTCTGGACTGGGTTCCGGCGCATTTTCCCAAGGATGAATGGTGCCTCGGGCGGTTTGACGGCAGTGCGCTGTATGAGCATCTGGACCCCCGCCTTGGCGAGCACCCCGACTGGGGTACCTATATTTTCAACTACGGCAGGCATGAGGTGCGCAACTTCCTGTTTGCCAATGCCCTGTACTGGCTGCGCGAGTTCCATTTAGACGGGCTGCGCATAGATGCCGTGGCGTCCATGCTCTATCTCGACTATTCGCGTAAGCAGGGCGAGTGGGTGCCTAATATGTACGGCGGCAGAGAAAATCTGGAAGCCGTCGATTTTCTCGGCGAACTGAACCGCGTTGTGCATGCCGAGTTTCCCGGTGCCTGCATGGTAGCCGAAGAATCCACGGCTTGGCCGGGGGTTTCCCGTCCCCTGTATGCCGGAGGGCTTGGTTTTACCTTCAAATGGAACATGGGCTGGATGCATGACATGCTGGACTACATGCGCAAGGACCCCATCTACCGGCCCCACCATCACAGCAGTCTGACGTTTTCCATGCTCTACGCCTTTTCGGAGAATTTTGTACTGCCGCTGTCGCATGACGAAGTGGTGCACGGCAAAGGCGCGCTGCTTTCCAAGATGCCGGGCGACATGTGGCAACAGCAGGCCAACCTGCGCCTGCTTTTCAGCTACATGTGGGCGCATCCGGGCAAAAAGCTGCTCTTTATGGGCGGCGAGTTCGGCCAGTGGAACGAGTGGAGCGAAGAACGCGAGCTGGACTGGTGCCTGCGGCAGTTCCCTGCGCATGAGGGCATCCGCAATCTGGTGAAGGACCTGAACGGCGTGCTGGTGCGCGAACCGGCCATGCACAAGGCAGATCACGACTGGAGCGGATTCCGTTGGGTGGATATTACCGACTATGCGGCATCGGTCATCAGTTTTCAGCGCATGGCACCGGAGGCACGACCGCTGCTCTGGGTATTCAACTTCACGCCGGTTGTGCGGCAGCATTACCGCATAGCCTGTCCCGGCGGAGGACAATGGCAGGAACTGCTCAACTCGGACAGCGAGCATTACGGCGGTTCCAACGTGGGAAACAACGGTGCGCTCATGGCGGAGCAGGACCATTTCAGCGGCGGGTACTATCTTGAGCTTACGCTGCCTCCGTTGGCGGCTCTGTGTTTTTCGCCTGTTTCTTCCGGCAGCAAGTAG
- a CDS encoding substrate-binding periplasmic protein, whose product MLVLFLPGMVRADEIKVAYTEYAPYRMTRQNGTKYGIDIDFLNELASRLGHTVQYVDCPFERGLSSMQTGKVDLMTGMLSNSEREEYMYFVEPAYRKASAKVFYIKAGSGISIERQEDLYGKQVGVIGGVSYYPAFDLDPRISKECVITFAQNIKKLVNGRVDVIIQTEIVGDYMLSALPERENVVKAALRSGVEQGVYLAISRNSPFFTERGRITAVLKDMQAEGYWETCLRNYMHVGGKHGLARAKPD is encoded by the coding sequence ATGTTGGTTTTGTTTTTGCCCGGAATGGTGCGGGCCGATGAAATCAAAGTGGCATATACGGAGTATGCGCCCTACAGAATGACCCGGCAGAACGGGACCAAGTATGGCATAGACATCGATTTTCTGAACGAGCTCGCATCGCGGCTCGGTCATACAGTCCAGTATGTGGATTGTCCCTTCGAACGCGGATTGAGCAGCATGCAGACCGGCAAGGTCGACCTCATGACGGGAATGCTGAGTAATTCTGAGCGTGAAGAGTATATGTATTTTGTAGAGCCCGCTTACCGGAAAGCGTCTGCCAAGGTGTTTTACATAAAGGCGGGCAGCGGCATTTCCATCGAACGGCAGGAAGATCTGTACGGCAAGCAGGTAGGTGTCATCGGTGGTGTCAGTTACTATCCGGCATTCGATCTGGACCCGCGCATCAGCAAGGAATGTGTCATCACCTTTGCCCAGAATATCAAGAAGCTGGTGAACGGCAGGGTGGATGTGATTATCCAGACCGAGATCGTGGGCGACTATATGCTCTCCGCCCTTCCCGAAAGGGAAAACGTGGTAAAGGCCGCGTTGCGGAGCGGAGTGGAGCAGGGGGTCTATCTGGCCATATCCCGTAATTCTCCGTTTTTTACCGAGCGGGGGCGGATTACCGCTGTGCTCAAGGATATGCAGGCTGAAGGGTATTGGGAAACGTGTCTGCGCAACTATATGCACGTTGGGGGGAAGCATGGCCTCGCCAGGGCGAAGCCTGATTAA
- a CDS encoding thiazole synthase produces MEHSNNNDPLVIGGVRLQSRLFIGTGKYGSDAVIPDVCRASGSQVITVALRRVDMNAATGNVMQHIPKHMQLLPNTSGARDAEEAVRIARLARAAGCGNWIKIEVISDNRYLLPDGYQTARATEILAKEGFVVLPYMNPDLYVARDLVNAGAAAVMPLGAPIGTNRGIRTREMIGILIEEFDVPIVVDAGIGKPSEACDAMEMGADACLVNTAIATAGDPVVMADAFGAAVRAGRQAFLAKAGPVLTGAAAASSPLTGFLGE; encoded by the coding sequence ATGGAACACAGCAACAACAACGACCCTCTGGTAATCGGTGGCGTCCGGCTGCAAAGCCGTCTGTTCATCGGTACCGGAAAATACGGCTCTGATGCGGTCATCCCCGATGTCTGTCGCGCTTCCGGTTCGCAGGTCATTACAGTGGCCCTGAGAAGGGTGGATATGAACGCCGCCACGGGGAATGTGATGCAGCACATTCCGAAGCACATGCAGCTCCTGCCCAACACTTCCGGTGCGCGCGATGCCGAAGAGGCGGTTCGCATCGCACGGCTGGCACGCGCCGCCGGATGTGGCAACTGGATCAAGATCGAAGTGATTTCCGACAACCGCTACCTGCTGCCGGATGGCTACCAGACTGCGCGCGCAACGGAAATTCTGGCGAAGGAAGGCTTTGTGGTGCTGCCCTACATGAATCCGGACCTCTATGTGGCCCGCGATCTCGTGAATGCAGGGGCCGCCGCCGTTATGCCGCTGGGTGCTCCCATCGGCACCAACCGCGGCATCCGTACCCGCGAGATGATCGGCATTCTCATTGAGGAATTCGATGTGCCCATCGTTGTGGATGCGGGCATCGGCAAGCCTTCCGAAGCCTGCGATGCCATGGAAATGGGTGCAGATGCCTGCCTCGTGAACACGGCCATTGCCACGGCGGGCGACCCCGTGGTCATGGCAGATGCCTTCGGCGCTGCCGTGCGTGCCGGACGGCAGGCGTTTCTTGCCAAGGCAGGACCGGTACTTACGGGCGCGGCTGCGGCATCTTCACCGTTAACAGGTTTTCTCGGAGAATAA
- the thiE gene encoding thiamine phosphate synthase, protein MQRVLDTDIYALTDEGLSAGRTTIEVSDAMLKAGIKVLQYREKDKKAGAMLEECVALRRMTREAGCTFIVNDHIDIAMLVDADGVHVGQEDLPVEEVRRLIGPGKIIGLSTHSPEQCRDAIARGADYIGVGPIFATKTKKDVCAPVGYEYLEYVVKNHDIPHVAIGGIKLHNVADVVRHGARCCALVSEIVGADDIAGMVARLRAEIASAR, encoded by the coding sequence ATGCAGCGTGTTCTTGATACTGATATCTATGCCCTGACGGATGAAGGCCTGTCTGCAGGCCGCACCACCATCGAGGTGTCGGATGCCATGCTCAAGGCGGGCATAAAGGTGCTTCAGTACCGTGAGAAGGACAAGAAGGCCGGAGCCATGCTGGAAGAGTGCGTGGCACTGCGCCGCATGACCCGCGAGGCAGGGTGCACCTTCATCGTCAACGACCATATAGACATTGCCATGCTTGTGGATGCCGACGGTGTGCACGTGGGGCAGGAAGACCTGCCCGTGGAAGAGGTGCGCCGACTTATCGGCCCCGGCAAGATCATCGGCCTGTCCACCCATTCGCCCGAGCAGTGTCGCGATGCCATAGCACGCGGGGCGGACTATATCGGCGTGGGTCCCATTTTTGCCACGAAGACCAAGAAGGATGTGTGCGCTCCGGTGGGATACGAGTATCTGGAATATGTTGTGAAAAACCACGATATCCCGCACGTGGCCATAGGCGGAATCAAGCTGCATAACGTGGCAGATGTGGTGCGGCACGGTGCCCGATGCTGCGCACTTGTTTCCGAGATTGTCGGCGCGGATGACATTGCCGGAATGGTTGCCCGCTTGCGTGCGGAGATAGCGTCGGCCCGTTAG